A region of Burkholderiales bacterium JOSHI_001 DNA encodes the following proteins:
- a CDS encoding putative methyltransferase (PFAM: Tetrapyrrole (Corrin/Porphyrin) Methylases), which translates to MNGKATGRLVLVPNTLDLGTGEETDLNAVLPAALLQRAAGLTHWVAENAKSARAFLKRVDAQVPLSQAIQAILITELPRPRKGARHDERPDLKPLLAPALAGQDIGLISEAGLPAVADPGADLVAAAHSLDIPVEVHSGPTSLLMALAASGLNGQSFAFVGYLPVEAAARAARIKELEALSRRLGQTQIAIETPYRNDALLQALLQHLQPGTRLAVSCGLTLPGGSNRSASVAQWRKSPPTLGDRLPAVFSVLA; encoded by the coding sequence ATGAACGGCAAGGCCACGGGCCGCCTGGTGCTGGTGCCCAACACGCTGGACCTGGGCACTGGCGAGGAGACCGACCTGAACGCCGTGTTGCCGGCCGCGCTGCTGCAACGCGCGGCCGGCCTGACGCACTGGGTGGCCGAAAACGCCAAGAGCGCCCGCGCCTTCCTGAAACGCGTGGACGCGCAGGTGCCGCTGTCCCAGGCCATCCAGGCCATCCTCATCACCGAACTGCCGCGACCGCGCAAAGGCGCCAGGCACGACGAGCGGCCGGACCTGAAGCCCTTGCTGGCCCCGGCGCTGGCGGGCCAGGACATCGGCCTCATCAGCGAAGCCGGCCTGCCCGCGGTGGCCGACCCGGGCGCGGACCTCGTGGCGGCGGCCCACAGCTTGGACATACCCGTTGAAGTGCACAGCGGCCCCACGTCGCTGCTGATGGCGCTGGCCGCCAGCGGGCTGAACGGCCAGAGCTTCGCCTTCGTGGGCTACCTGCCGGTGGAGGCCGCGGCACGGGCGGCACGCATCAAGGAGCTGGAGGCGTTGTCGCGCCGGCTGGGACAGACCCAGATCGCCATCGAAACGCCCTACCGCAACGACGCCCTGCTGCAGGCGCTGCTGCAGCACCTGCAGCCCGGCACCCGGCTGGCGGTGTCCTGCGGGCTGACGCTTCCCGGTGGCAGCAACCGCAGTGCCAGCGTGGCGCAATGGCGAAAGAGCCCGCCCACGCTGGGCGACCGGCTACCGGCCGTCTTCAGCGTCCTCGCCTGA
- a CDS encoding putative integral membrane protein (PFAM: VanZ like family) gives MRRLKSLLPQRAWNALFWCGLVAAFITAVQPAGKDPAWFEHADKLQHALAFAGLARLGLLAGLKRRWALGAGLVLFGIGIELAQWLTATRHADVLDALADAAGAGLALAWRSGEDAEDGR, from the coding sequence ATGCGCCGCCTGAAGTCGCTGCTGCCGCAGCGCGCCTGGAATGCCTTGTTCTGGTGTGGGCTGGTGGCCGCCTTCATCACGGCGGTGCAGCCTGCCGGCAAGGACCCGGCCTGGTTTGAACACGCCGACAAACTGCAGCACGCCCTGGCCTTTGCCGGCCTGGCTCGCCTGGGCCTGCTGGCCGGGCTGAAGCGGCGCTGGGCCCTGGGTGCGGGGCTGGTGCTGTTCGGCATTGGGATCGAACTGGCCCAATGGCTCACCGCCACCCGCCACGCCGACGTGCTGGACGCGCTGGCCGATGCGGCCGGCGCGGGCCTGGCCCTGGCCTGGCGCTCAGGCGAGGACGCTGAAGACGGCCGGTAG
- a CDS encoding DNA/RNA helicase, superfamily II (PFAM: Helicase conserved C-terminal domain; DEAD/DEAH box helicase): protein MGDNREQMNDSILEVPEVASAPALFNTLPLDPKLQRAVADQGYASMTPIQAKAIPIVLDGRDVMGAAQTGTGKTAAFSLPLLQKMLKHENASMSPARHPVRALVLAPTRELADQVAANVKAYAKHTNLRSTVVFGGIDMKPQTAELKAGVEVLIATPGRLLDHIEAKNCVLNQVEYVVLDEADRMLDIGFLPDLQRILSYLPRQRQTLLFSATFSPEIKRLANSYLQDPVLVEVARPNATATNVEQRFYSVTDDDKRRVVMQLLRNRSLSQAIVFVNSKLGAARLARSFERDGLKTSALHGDKSQDERLKSLDAFKRGDVELLVATDVAARGLDIADLPAVFNFDVPFNAEDYVHRIGRTGRAGASGLAVTLVTRDDARLISDIEKLLKKKLEIEAFELEDDRPVRARRPRDDDAERRPPRAPAERESYAPAPRRAAGPAADPFFDKPYEAPATTEAPAWERADPAPAAPGHGVSRNIRPKRKVAALLGGKA from the coding sequence ATGGGAGATAATCGGGAACAGATGAATGATTCCATACTCGAGGTGCCTGAGGTGGCCAGCGCCCCCGCGCTGTTCAACACCCTGCCGCTGGACCCCAAGCTCCAACGCGCCGTGGCCGACCAGGGCTACGCGTCGATGACGCCCATCCAGGCCAAGGCCATTCCCATCGTGCTGGACGGGCGCGACGTGATGGGCGCGGCGCAAACGGGCACCGGCAAGACGGCCGCTTTTTCGTTGCCCTTGTTGCAGAAGATGCTCAAGCACGAAAACGCGTCCATGTCGCCGGCGCGGCATCCGGTGCGTGCCCTGGTGCTGGCGCCCACGCGTGAACTGGCCGACCAGGTGGCGGCCAACGTCAAGGCCTACGCCAAGCACACCAACCTGCGGTCCACGGTGGTGTTCGGCGGCATCGACATGAAGCCGCAGACGGCCGAGTTGAAGGCCGGCGTGGAGGTGCTGATCGCCACCCCGGGCCGCCTGTTGGACCACATCGAGGCCAAGAACTGCGTGCTCAACCAGGTGGAGTACGTGGTGCTGGACGAGGCCGACCGCATGCTGGACATCGGCTTCCTGCCCGACCTGCAGCGCATCCTGTCCTACCTGCCGCGCCAGCGCCAGACCCTGCTGTTTTCGGCCACCTTCTCGCCCGAAATCAAGCGCCTGGCCAACAGCTACCTGCAGGACCCGGTGCTGGTGGAAGTGGCGCGGCCCAATGCCACGGCCACCAACGTGGAGCAGCGCTTCTACAGCGTGACCGACGATGACAAGCGCCGGGTCGTGATGCAGCTGCTGCGCAACCGGTCCTTGTCGCAGGCCATCGTGTTCGTGAATTCCAAGCTGGGCGCGGCCCGCCTGGCCCGTTCCTTCGAGCGCGACGGCCTGAAGACGTCGGCCCTGCATGGCGACAAGAGCCAGGACGAACGCCTGAAGTCGCTGGACGCCTTCAAGCGCGGTGACGTGGAACTGCTGGTGGCCACCGACGTGGCCGCACGCGGGCTGGACATTGCCGACCTGCCGGCGGTGTTCAATTTCGACGTGCCCTTCAATGCCGAAGACTATGTGCACCGCATCGGCCGCACCGGACGTGCCGGGGCCTCGGGCCTGGCGGTCACCCTGGTCACGCGGGACGACGCTCGGCTGATCAGCGACATCGAAAAGCTGCTGAAGAAGAAGCTGGAAATCGAGGCCTTCGAACTGGAAGACGACCGCCCGGTGCGCGCACGTCGCCCGCGCGACGACGACGCAGAACGCCGGCCGCCGCGTGCGCCCGCCGAGCGCGAGTCGTATGCGCCGGCCCCTCGGCGTGCAGCCGGGCCCGCGGCCGACCCCTTCTTCGACAAGCCTTACGAAGCGCCGGCCACCACCGAGGCGCCGGCCTGGGAGCGGGCCGACCCCGCACCGGCGGCGCCCGGCCATGGCGTGTCGCGCAACATCCGGCCCAAGCGCAAGGTGGCAGCCCTGCTGGGTGGCAAGGCCTAG
- a CDS encoding periplasmic protein involved in polysaccharide export (PFAM: SLBB-domain like (DUF1017); Polysaccharide biosynthesis/export protein; SLBB domain) — MNPNLQPIGLSESGITLRHLADAGVSRVLRAARMAAWLLAAWGLAPPAAMAQANGTGAEAATAAPAGPIRLRQPDKSLGNGEPSRPGLTTKDQPQLERNSSPQRSPALSEFEEHVLKLAGTQGIQRFGMGLMATAGAGLDVQEVSPKIPDDYLLQPGDELVVTLWGSIDAELRLEIDSSGRISIPRVGTVMVAGARYGGLNELISKRVGQVFRNFQVSATLSHLRGIGVYMTGYVQRPGPLAVSSLSSIVTALVRAGGPTAAGSLRNIQLRRGRDVVATFDLYEVLLKGDRSNDRLLQAGDVIHVGAVGPQVALIGSVNQPAIFELAPGETVADLLRMAGGFAPVADRSRVSVERVEERSTVRVTELKLPADEKTRLSSGDVVRALSAVDVQVPVQLKHKRVRVEGEVLRPGEYVLSADSTIADGLQAAGGLTGSAHLFATDFSRASVRKTQQDNYERALRDLETEITRLNSTRRAVTGDEAAAQTARNSGSERLIDRLRQIKPTGRIVLELPPQVSTLPPLLLEDGDRIYIPPRSTTVGVFGSVFNAGSYLFSEGRMIEEYLRLAGGPTKGADISSAIVVRANGSVVSGKQRGGWLGSGSGLSGVRAEAGDTVFVPEELDKTTWVQGLKDWTQIFYNFGLGAAAIKSVLN, encoded by the coding sequence ATGAACCCGAACCTACAACCGATCGGCCTTTCCGAATCCGGCATCACCCTGCGCCACCTGGCCGATGCAGGGGTGTCCCGCGTCCTGCGCGCCGCGCGAATGGCAGCCTGGTTGCTGGCGGCTTGGGGACTGGCCCCGCCCGCAGCCATGGCGCAAGCCAACGGCACAGGCGCCGAAGCCGCCACCGCAGCGCCGGCCGGGCCCATCCGCTTGCGCCAGCCAGACAAGTCTCTGGGCAATGGTGAACCGTCGCGTCCGGGCTTGACCACCAAGGATCAGCCCCAGCTCGAACGCAACAGCAGCCCGCAGCGCAGCCCGGCACTGTCCGAATTCGAGGAACATGTTCTGAAGCTCGCCGGCACCCAAGGGATCCAGCGTTTCGGCATGGGCCTGATGGCGACCGCAGGCGCTGGCCTGGACGTGCAGGAAGTCAGCCCCAAGATTCCGGATGACTACCTTTTGCAACCGGGCGACGAACTAGTGGTGACCCTGTGGGGCTCCATCGACGCCGAATTGCGGCTGGAGATCGACAGCAGCGGCCGCATCAGCATTCCCCGTGTGGGCACGGTCATGGTGGCTGGCGCGCGCTATGGCGGACTGAACGAATTGATCAGCAAGCGGGTGGGCCAGGTCTTCCGCAACTTTCAGGTCAGCGCCACGCTGTCGCACCTTCGCGGCATTGGCGTCTACATGACAGGCTATGTGCAGAGGCCGGGGCCATTGGCGGTGAGCAGCCTTTCGTCCATCGTGACGGCGCTGGTGCGTGCCGGAGGGCCAACTGCCGCCGGCAGCCTGCGCAACATTCAGTTGCGACGCGGACGCGATGTGGTCGCCACCTTCGACCTCTACGAGGTTCTGCTCAAAGGAGACCGCAGCAACGACCGACTGTTGCAGGCGGGCGACGTGATCCACGTCGGGGCGGTGGGCCCCCAGGTGGCCCTGATCGGCAGCGTCAACCAGCCGGCCATCTTCGAACTGGCGCCAGGAGAGACGGTCGCGGACCTGCTTCGCATGGCCGGCGGTTTTGCCCCTGTGGCCGACCGCAGCCGCGTGTCGGTCGAACGTGTCGAGGAACGCAGCACAGTCCGTGTCACCGAGTTGAAACTGCCGGCCGACGAGAAGACGCGCCTGAGCTCGGGCGATGTGGTGCGGGCGCTCAGTGCGGTGGACGTGCAGGTGCCGGTGCAACTGAAGCACAAGCGCGTGCGCGTCGAGGGCGAAGTGCTTCGGCCCGGTGAGTACGTGCTGTCGGCCGACAGCACCATCGCCGACGGCCTGCAGGCCGCCGGGGGCTTGACCGGGTCAGCCCATCTTTTTGCCACCGATTTCAGCCGCGCCAGCGTGCGCAAGACCCAGCAGGACAACTATGAGCGCGCGCTGCGGGACCTGGAAACCGAAATCACACGGCTGAACTCCACGCGCCGAGCCGTCACGGGCGATGAAGCCGCCGCCCAGACCGCCCGCAACAGCGGCAGCGAGCGGCTGATCGACCGGCTGCGCCAGATCAAGCCCACTGGCCGCATCGTGCTGGAACTGCCACCGCAGGTCAGCACCCTTCCACCCCTCTTGCTGGAGGACGGTGACCGCATCTACATCCCACCGCGCTCCACCACCGTGGGCGTTTTCGGCAGCGTCTTCAATGCCGGCAGCTACCTGTTTTCCGAGGGCCGCATGATCGAGGAGTACCTTCGTTTGGCAGGCGGCCCGACCAAGGGGGCAGATATCTCCAGCGCCATCGTGGTGCGGGCCAATGGCAGCGTGGTCAGCGGCAAGCAGCGCGGCGGCTGGCTGGGCAGCGGCAGCGGCCTGTCAGGCGTGCGAGCGGAAGCCGGCGACACTGTTTTCGTGCCTGAGGAATTGGACAAGACCACCTGGGTGCAAGGCCTGAAGGACTGGACACAGATCTTCTACAACTTCGGCCTGGGCGCGGCGGCAATCAAGTCGGTGCTGAACTGA
- a CDS encoding capsule polysaccharide export protein (PFAM: Chain length determinant protein): MGLVLAYGFSFLIPPTYTAASTLLPPQQQQSAAASALASLGTLAGLAGGQGGLRSPADQYVALMQSATVSDRMIDRFGLLQAYDAKYRIDARKQLFRNARFSVGRKDGLITIEVDDTDAKRAADMANRYIEELRQITGTLAVSEAQQRRAFFEQQLQASRDKLTTAQVALQSSGFNQGALRAEPKAAAEGYARLKAELTASEIRLQVLRGSLSDTTPEVRQQQSVVQSLRAQLARTEQATPVGEGPDYVAKYREFKYQETLFDLFSRQYEIARVDESREGALIQVVDVAMPPEKASQPRRVRIALLGAAGALMLALIWIGLISPPTKR; this comes from the coding sequence ATGGGCCTCGTGCTGGCCTATGGGTTCAGTTTCCTGATACCACCCACTTACACGGCCGCATCGACCCTGCTGCCTCCACAGCAACAGCAAAGTGCCGCTGCGTCTGCGCTGGCGTCATTGGGCACACTGGCTGGTTTGGCCGGAGGTCAGGGAGGCCTGCGGTCGCCTGCCGACCAGTATGTGGCGCTGATGCAAAGCGCGACCGTGTCGGACCGCATGATCGACCGCTTCGGGCTGCTGCAAGCCTATGACGCCAAGTACCGCATCGATGCGCGCAAACAGCTCTTTCGCAACGCCCGCTTCAGCGTGGGACGCAAAGACGGTCTGATCACGATCGAGGTCGATGACACCGATGCCAAACGCGCGGCCGACATGGCCAACCGCTACATCGAAGAACTGCGCCAAATCACCGGCACGCTGGCTGTGTCCGAAGCGCAGCAGCGCCGCGCCTTTTTCGAGCAGCAATTGCAGGCCAGCAGGGACAAACTGACGACAGCCCAGGTGGCGCTGCAGTCCAGTGGATTCAACCAGGGCGCGCTGCGCGCCGAACCCAAGGCCGCAGCCGAAGGCTATGCCCGGCTGAAAGCGGAACTCACCGCTTCTGAAATCCGCCTGCAGGTCTTGCGCGGTTCTTTGTCTGACACCACGCCAGAAGTCAGGCAGCAACAGAGCGTGGTGCAGTCATTGCGCGCCCAGTTGGCACGAACCGAACAGGCCACCCCGGTGGGTGAAGGCCCCGACTACGTTGCGAAGTACCGCGAGTTCAAGTACCAGGAAACGCTCTTTGATCTGTTCTCCCGCCAGTACGAGATTGCGCGCGTCGACGAGAGCCGGGAAGGAGCCCTGATCCAGGTGGTGGATGTGGCCATGCCCCCCGAGAAGGCCAGCCAACCGAGAAGGGTGCGCATTGCATTGCTGGGGGCCGCAGGCGCATTGATGCTGGCCCTGATCTGGATCGGCCTCATCAGCCCGCCAACCAAGCGTTGA
- a CDS encoding putative dehydrogenase (PFAM: Oxidoreductase family, C-terminal alpha/beta domain; Oxidoreductase family, NAD-binding Rossmann fold), with protein MKVNRPPINDRKIRFALAGCGRIAKNHFEAIKKHGDRAELVAVCDVDPTALKAATESNKVEGYDSLTRMLESARADCLVLATPSGLHPAQVIEAARSGFDILTEKPMATRWQDGLDMVRACDAAGVRLFVVKQNRRNRTLQLLKKALDAGRFGRIYMVTINVFWTRPQEYYDSAAWRGTWEFDGGAFMNQASHYVDLLDWLIGPVESVMAYTGTLARDIEVEDSGVAALKWRNGAMGSINVTMLTYPKNLEGSITILGEKGTVRVGGVAVNEIQQWSFADSDPADAEVHQANYETTSVYGFGHPLYYDNVIRTLRGETEPETSGREGLRSLELLIAMYRSARDGRRINLPLEY; from the coding sequence ATGAAAGTTAATCGACCGCCCATCAACGACCGGAAGATTCGGTTCGCACTGGCCGGATGCGGCCGCATTGCAAAGAACCACTTCGAAGCGATCAAGAAGCACGGAGACCGCGCTGAACTGGTGGCGGTGTGCGATGTTGATCCGACCGCTCTGAAGGCCGCCACCGAATCCAACAAGGTAGAAGGCTACGACAGCCTGACCCGCATGTTGGAATCAGCGCGAGCCGACTGCCTGGTGCTGGCCACCCCGAGCGGTTTGCACCCGGCCCAAGTGATTGAGGCAGCGCGCTCCGGTTTCGACATCCTGACGGAAAAGCCCATGGCGACCCGCTGGCAGGATGGCCTGGACATGGTGCGCGCCTGCGATGCCGCCGGGGTCCGGCTGTTCGTGGTGAAACAGAATCGCCGCAACCGCACGCTGCAGTTGCTGAAGAAGGCGCTGGACGCCGGCCGCTTTGGCCGCATCTACATGGTCACGATCAACGTGTTCTGGACCCGCCCACAGGAGTACTACGACAGCGCTGCCTGGCGCGGGACCTGGGAATTCGATGGTGGCGCCTTCATGAACCAGGCCAGCCACTACGTGGACCTGCTGGACTGGCTGATCGGCCCGGTGGAAAGCGTGATGGCCTACACCGGCACGCTGGCACGTGACATCGAGGTGGAAGACAGCGGCGTGGCGGCACTGAAGTGGCGCAACGGCGCCATGGGTTCGATCAATGTGACCATGTTGACCTACCCCAAGAACCTGGAAGGCTCGATCACCATCCTGGGCGAAAAAGGCACGGTGCGCGTTGGTGGCGTGGCCGTCAACGAGATCCAACAATGGTCGTTTGCCGACAGCGACCCGGCGGACGCCGAGGTGCATCAGGCCAACTACGAGACCACCTCGGTGTACGGTTTCGGCCACCCGCTGTACTACGACAATGTGATCCGCACCCTGCGCGGCGAGACCGAACCCGAGACCAGCGGCCGCGAAGGCCTTCGTTCGCTGGAACTGCTGATCGCCATGTACCGGTCCGCGCGCGACGGACGGCGCATCAACTTGCCGCTTGAGTACTGA
- a CDS encoding UDP-3-O-(3-hydroxymyristoyl) glucosamine N-acyltransferase (PFAM: Bacterial transferase hexapeptide (three repeats)) codes for MAAESPTTTVHPSAIVDDGAQLGDGCRVWHFVHICSGARIGAGCSFGQNVFVGNDVTIGNNVKIQNNVSVYDAVTLEDDVFCGPSMVFTNVFNPRSAVLRKAEYRRTLVRQGATLGANSTIVCGTTIGRYAFVAAGAVITRDVADFALMAGVPARQTGWMSRHGERLALPLRGDARTTCPHTGDQYVLVDGQVHLESAAPKELER; via the coding sequence ATGGCGGCTGAATCGCCCACCACCACCGTGCACCCCAGTGCCATCGTCGATGATGGTGCTCAACTGGGCGACGGCTGCCGCGTCTGGCATTTTGTCCATATTTGCAGCGGGGCGCGCATAGGCGCCGGTTGCTCGTTCGGGCAGAACGTCTTTGTGGGCAACGACGTGACCATTGGCAACAACGTCAAGATTCAGAACAACGTGTCGGTGTACGACGCCGTGACCCTGGAAGACGATGTCTTTTGCGGGCCGAGCATGGTGTTCACCAACGTGTTCAACCCGCGCTCAGCCGTGCTGCGCAAGGCCGAGTACCGTCGTACGCTGGTTCGTCAGGGGGCCACGCTGGGCGCCAACAGCACCATCGTTTGCGGCACCACGATCGGCCGCTACGCGTTTGTGGCCGCCGGAGCCGTGATCACGCGAGACGTGGCTGACTTCGCGCTGATGGCCGGCGTGCCCGCCCGCCAGACCGGCTGGATGAGTCGGCACGGTGAACGCCTGGCGCTGCCGCTGCGCGGAGATGCAAGGACCACCTGCCCCCACACTGGCGACCAGTACGTTCTTGTTGATGGACAAGTGCACCTGGAAAGTGCCGCGCCCAAGGAGTTAGAGCGATGA
- a CDS encoding putative PLP-dependent enzyme possibly involved in cell wall biogenesis (PFAM: DegT/DnrJ/EryC1/StrS aminotransferase family), with product MNAPDAFKPLDFIDLKSQYAALRDAVNSRIQRVLDHGQFIMGPEVKELEQRLAAYTGAKHCITVSSGTEALLISLMALDLKPGDEVITTPFTFVATAEVIVLLGGKPVYVDIQSDTCNIDPAQIEARITPRTRAIIPVSLYGQCADMDEINAIAARHGLPVIEDAAQSFGASYKGRKSGHTSTLGCTSFFPSKPLGCYGDGGAIFTDDDDLAQACREIRVHGQSKRYHHTRVGVGGRMDTLQCAVVLAKLDRFDWEIKQRLAIGERYRQAIAASGAPVHLLGTRPDRDCVWGQFTVFVNRREELQSRLQALGIPTAVHYPKPLNRQPAYADPAQLDTCPFSDSAGERVMSLPMSADLSDADMRRVVDALVACTA from the coding sequence ATGAACGCACCCGACGCTTTCAAGCCCCTGGACTTCATCGACCTGAAGTCACAGTACGCCGCCTTGCGCGACGCGGTGAACAGCCGCATCCAGCGCGTGCTGGACCACGGCCAATTCATCATGGGCCCGGAGGTCAAGGAACTGGAGCAGCGGCTGGCGGCCTACACGGGCGCCAAGCATTGCATCACGGTGTCCAGCGGCACCGAGGCGCTGTTGATTTCGCTGATGGCGCTGGACCTGAAGCCGGGCGACGAAGTCATCACCACGCCATTCACCTTCGTTGCAACAGCCGAGGTGATCGTGCTGTTGGGCGGCAAGCCGGTTTACGTGGACATCCAGTCCGACACCTGCAACATCGACCCCGCCCAGATCGAAGCCCGCATCACGCCGCGCACCCGCGCGATCATCCCGGTCAGCTTGTACGGCCAGTGTGCGGACATGGACGAGATCAACGCCATCGCCGCCCGCCATGGCCTGCCGGTGATCGAGGACGCGGCCCAGAGCTTCGGGGCCAGCTACAAGGGGCGCAAGAGCGGCCACACCAGCACGCTGGGCTGCACCAGTTTCTTTCCCAGCAAGCCGCTGGGCTGCTACGGCGACGGCGGTGCCATCTTCACCGACGACGACGACCTGGCCCAGGCCTGCCGGGAGATCCGCGTTCACGGCCAAAGCAAGCGCTACCACCACACCCGCGTGGGCGTGGGGGGCCGCATGGACACGCTGCAGTGCGCCGTGGTTCTGGCCAAGCTGGACCGCTTCGACTGGGAAATCAAGCAGCGCCTGGCCATCGGTGAGCGCTACCGCCAGGCCATTGCCGCCAGCGGCGCGCCGGTGCATTTGTTGGGCACGCGGCCGGACCGCGACTGCGTGTGGGGCCAGTTCACCGTCTTCGTGAACCGGCGTGAAGAGCTTCAGTCACGGCTGCAGGCCCTGGGCATTCCCACGGCTGTGCACTATCCCAAGCCGTTGAACCGCCAACCGGCCTACGCCGACCCGGCCCAACTGGATACCTGCCCGTTCAGCGACAGTGCTGGCGAACGGGTGATGAGCCTTCCCATGAGCGCTGACTTGTCGGACGCCGACATGCGGCGCGTGGTTGACGCTCTCGTTGCCTGCACGGCCTGA
- a CDS encoding glycosyl transferase (PFAM: Glycosyl transferase family 2), producing the protein MYKHQRIAVVVPAYNEETQITRVVETMPAIVDKIVIVNDASRDRTVEVVKSLMATHARVELIDLVQNQGVGGAIAAGYKWCRDNDMDVAVVMAGDGQMAPEDFVPVIEPVVAGGFDYSKGNRLFTGEAFKKIPRVRFIGNSILSLLTKIASGYWHVADSQTGYTAINRRALQAVDWDLMYKRYGQPNDLLVRLNVENMHVTDVPIEPVYNIGEKSGIKVRKVVFTIGWLLVRMFAWRLKEKYFIRTFHPLLFFYGFGALMCLVALLFGGRAVTLWALRGTMPEISVLLTVFAASVGFNSLGFAFWFDYEANKELAKPRP; encoded by the coding sequence ATGTACAAGCACCAAAGAATCGCCGTCGTCGTTCCTGCCTACAACGAAGAGACGCAGATCACCCGCGTGGTGGAAACCATGCCGGCCATCGTCGACAAGATCGTCATCGTGAACGACGCCAGCCGCGACCGCACGGTGGAGGTGGTGAAGTCGCTGATGGCGACCCACGCACGCGTGGAACTGATTGACTTGGTGCAGAACCAGGGCGTCGGCGGCGCCATCGCGGCCGGATACAAATGGTGTCGCGACAACGACATGGATGTGGCCGTGGTGATGGCCGGAGACGGGCAGATGGCACCGGAAGACTTCGTCCCGGTGATCGAGCCGGTGGTCGCCGGAGGTTTCGACTATTCGAAAGGCAATCGGCTGTTCACCGGCGAGGCCTTCAAGAAGATTCCGCGCGTACGCTTCATTGGCAATTCCATTCTGTCTCTACTGACCAAGATCGCGTCGGGCTACTGGCATGTGGCCGATTCGCAGACCGGCTACACCGCCATCAATCGACGTGCCCTGCAGGCCGTCGATTGGGATCTGATGTACAAGCGCTACGGGCAGCCCAACGACCTGCTGGTTCGCCTGAATGTCGAGAACATGCACGTCACCGACGTACCGATCGAACCGGTCTACAACATCGGCGAAAAGTCGGGCATCAAAGTGCGCAAGGTGGTGTTCACCATCGGCTGGTTGCTGGTGCGCATGTTCGCCTGGCGGCTCAAGGAAAAGTACTTCATCCGCACTTTCCACCCCTTGCTGTTCTTCTACGGCTTCGGGGCCCTGATGTGCCTGGTGGCTCTGCTGTTCGGCGGTCGCGCCGTCACGCTTTGGGCGCTTCGCGGCACGATGCCTGAGATCTCGGTGCTGTTGACGGTGTTCGCTGCTTCGGTGGGTTTCAACTCGCTGGGGTTTGCGTTCTGGTTTGACTACGAGGCCAACAAGGAATTGGCCAAGCCCAGGCCCTGA